A genomic segment from Nicotiana sylvestris chromosome 1, ASM39365v2, whole genome shotgun sequence encodes:
- the LOC138869468 gene encoding uncharacterized protein, translating to MCQRYVDAIVLVQHLEKPDLFITMTCNPSWMKIEEHLSSSDEAQNRPDLISRVFRAKIEELKTDILKRNIFGKVVAFMYTVEFQKQGLPHAHFLIILSNEYKLLTNEAYDDIIKAKLPDSNKEPNLHKLVLKHMMHGPCSSLNSTNYCMKKDCCKFKYPQKFVDQTSKGNDSYPIYKRTREVVHVRGQDLDKSWVVPYNPYLLGKYNCHINVEVCSDIKVVKYLYKYICKGHDKIAFSVQNNDANIEIDEVKD from the coding sequence ATGTGCCAACGTTACGTGGATGCTATTGTGTTGGTACAACATTTGGAAAAACCTGATCTGTTTATAACTATGACATGTAACCCATCTTGGATGAAAATAGAAGAACATTTATCATCAAGTGATGAGGCACAAAATAGACCTGATTTGATTAGTCGAGTGTTTCGGGCCAAAATAGAAGAGCTGAAGACAGATATATTAAAACGAAATATTTTTGGAAAAGTTGTTGCTTTTATGTATACTGTGGAATTTCAGAAACAAGGCTTACCCCATGCTCATTTTCTTATTATATTAAGTAATGAGTACAAGCTGTTGACAAATGAGGCATATGATGATATAATTAAAGCAAAATTACCAGATAGTAATAAAGAACCAAATTTGCACAAACTTGTTCTTAAGCATATGATGCACGGTCCTTGTAGTAGTTTAAACTCGACAAATTATTGTATGAAAAAAGATTGCTGCAAATTCAAATACCCACAAAAGTTTGTTGATCAAACATCAAAAGGAAATGATTCGTATCCTATATATAAAAGAACAAGAGAAGTTGTGCATGTGAGAGGGCAAGATTTAGATAAGTCTTGGGTTGTTCCATACAATCCATATTTACTTGGCAAATATAATTGTCACATAAATGTTGAAGTTTGCTCTGACATCAAAGTCGTGAAATATCTTTATAAGTATATTTGTAAAGGACATGATAAAATTGCATTCAGTGTACAAAATAATGATGCAAACATAGAGATAGATGAAGTGAAAGACTAA